One genomic segment of Methanothermobacter wolfeii includes these proteins:
- the mtrD gene encoding tetrahydromethanopterin S-methyltransferase subunit D, whose protein sequence is MDPLLLIGAITAGGVLIGGGVHFVPVGGAPAAMATATGVGTGTAMLAAGAGLTGLITAAAMTGQPPLLIMAAGAVGSMLMIGITMLVGNLIYVFGVGTVPVSAKVAVDPITKMEQEKYVTPGTEGHGLPTVCFVSGIIGGALGGIGGGLIYWALNEALKTLSYGAMGAAGVAAIFAVGIFFINAVIASYNIGGTIEGFHDPKFKRIGRGIVACLIASIVAGALSTLLVYGGVF, encoded by the coding sequence ATGGATCCATTACTACTGATAGGAGCTATAACCGCTGGAGGAGTACTCATAGGTGGAGGTGTACACTTCGTACCTGTGGGTGGTGCGCCGGCAGCTATGGCAACAGCAACAGGTGTGGGTACCGGTACAGCTATGCTTGCTGCAGGTGCAGGTCTAACAGGACTCATAACCGCCGCAGCAATGACAGGCCAGCCCCCACTACTCATAATGGCTGCAGGGGCTGTTGGTTCAATGCTCATGATCGGTATCACCATGCTTGTGGGTAACCTTATCTACGTCTTTGGTGTTGGCACGGTCCCTGTATCTGCAAAGGTGGCTGTTGACCCGATAACAAAGATGGAGCAGGAAAAATACGTCACCCCTGGTACCGAGGGGCACGGCCTCCCAACAGTCTGCTTTGTGAGCGGTATAATCGGAGGGGCCCTTGGTGGAATAGGCGGTGGACTGATCTACTGGGCACTGAACGAGGCCCTTAAGACCCTGTCATATGGTGCAATGGGGGCTGCAGGTGTTGCAGCGATCTTTGCCGTGGGCATATTCTTCATAAACGCGGTAATTGCATCATATAACATTGGAGGTACAATTGAAGGTTTCCATGATCCTAAATTCAAGAGGATAGGGCGTGGAATAGTGGCCTGTCTTATAGCCTCCATTGTTGCAGGCGCTCTTTCAACATTACTGGTATATGGAGGTGTCTTCTAA
- a CDS encoding methyl-coenzyme M reductase glutamine C-methyltransferase, with product MSHVTVVTPEHYNYGSMVIAGVLRDLGHHVEIRKGFEGVGSEVVFISLQSTIHLLRYREIINRMEGFRVVGGPVSIDPEMVFRYLDVDLVIQGEGEDKVEGVMELAAGRCRPEDVPGAAFRSGDGVFMNPTSPCPSMGRPLPLVPRDIGRENIRGASVYIETHRGCPGNCTFCQVPEFFGRNVRSRPVEDIVAEVREFRKSGARRFAISGGTGTLYGSSKFRGIDGEAFRTLLRGISEVTGRRNLTVPDIRVDMVNPEVLEAISEYTNGWVFYGIESGSRRILRRMKKGISPDQVVDAVELAREYGLKVAGSFIVGYPSEEEDDYRETLELADELMLDDYFVSIAEPLPGTELGEEVVDLPPEENPVFMKSENRRFESVAEERAFNLLLESYVFRSVPVPVTSQLLKSIFDEVRSQQEHIKTVTGMLQDIG from the coding sequence ATGAGTCATGTGACCGTTGTAACACCTGAACACTATAATTATGGTTCCATGGTCATTGCAGGAGTTCTGAGGGACCTTGGACACCATGTTGAAATAAGGAAGGGATTTGAGGGTGTCGGTTCTGAGGTTGTTTTTATAAGTCTGCAGTCAACCATCCACCTCCTGAGGTACCGGGAGATCATCAACCGGATGGAGGGGTTCAGGGTTGTTGGTGGTCCCGTGAGCATAGACCCTGAAATGGTCTTCAGGTACCTTGACGTGGACCTTGTTATCCAGGGTGAGGGTGAGGACAAGGTTGAAGGGGTGATGGAGCTTGCAGCTGGAAGATGCAGACCTGAGGATGTCCCGGGTGCTGCCTTCCGATCAGGGGATGGTGTTTTCATGAACCCGACGTCCCCCTGTCCCTCCATGGGGAGGCCCCTACCCCTTGTCCCGAGGGACATAGGCAGAGAAAACATAAGGGGTGCCAGCGTCTACATTGAAACCCACAGGGGCTGCCCCGGTAACTGCACCTTCTGCCAGGTCCCTGAATTCTTCGGGAGAAATGTCAGGAGCCGCCCTGTGGAGGATATTGTTGCCGAGGTAAGGGAATTCAGAAAGTCAGGGGCTAGGAGATTTGCAATAAGCGGGGGTACAGGCACTCTCTATGGCAGCAGCAAGTTCAGGGGTATTGACGGGGAGGCCTTCAGGACCCTCCTCAGGGGTATAAGTGAGGTTACCGGGAGGCGGAACCTTACTGTGCCTGATATAAGGGTGGACATGGTGAACCCTGAGGTCCTTGAGGCGATTTCAGAGTACACCAACGGATGGGTATTCTACGGTATCGAGTCAGGGAGCAGGAGGATTCTGAGGAGGATGAAGAAGGGTATAAGCCCTGACCAGGTAGTTGATGCCGTTGAACTTGCAAGGGAATACGGCCTTAAGGTTGCAGGATCATTCATCGTTGGTTACCCCTCTGAAGAGGAGGATGACTACCGGGAGACCCTTGAACTTGCAGATGAACTCATGCTTGATGACTACTTTGTGAGTATTGCAGAGCCCCTTCCAGGCACCGAACTGGGTGAAGAGGTGGTTGATCTTCCTCCAGAGGAAAACCCAGTGTTCATGAAGTCTGAGAACAGGCGCTTTGAGAGTGTTGCTGAGGAGAGGGCCTTCAATCTTCTACTTGAATCCTATGTATTCAGGAGCGTGCCTGTTCCGGTGACATCCCAGCTCCTTAAATCCATCTTTGATGAGGTCCGCAGTCAGCAGGAGCATATAAAAACCGTTACAGGGATGCTTCAGGACATTGGGTGA
- the mcrB gene encoding coenzyme-B sulfoethylthiotransferase subunit beta → MAKFEDKVDLYDDRGNLVEEQVPLEALSPLRNPAIKSIVQGIKRTVAVNLEGIENALKTAKVGGPACKIMGRELDLDIVGNAESIAAAAKEMIQVTEDDDTKVELLGGGKRALVQVPSARFDVAAEYSAAPLVTATAFVQAIINEFDVSMYDANMVKAAVLGRYPQSVEYMGANIATMLDIPQKLEGPGYALRNIMVNHVVATTLKNTLQAAALSTILEQTAMFEMGDAVGAFERMHLLGLAYQGMNADNLVFDLVKANGKEGTVGSVIADLVERALEDGVIKVEKELTDYKVYGTDDLAMWNAYAAAGLMAATMVNQGAARAAQGVSSTLLYYNDLIEFETGLPSVDFGKVEGTAVGFSFFSHSIYGGGGPGIFNGNHIVTRHSKGFAIPCVAAAMALDAGTQMFSPEATSGLIKEVFSQVDEFREPLKYVVEAAAEIKNEI, encoded by the coding sequence ATGGCGAAGTTTGAGGATAAGGTCGACTTGTACGACGACAGAGGCAACCTCGTCGAAGAACAGGTGCCATTAGAAGCTCTAAGTCCATTAAGGAACCCCGCCATTAAGAGCATTGTACAGGGGATAAAAAGGACAGTGGCTGTGAACCTGGAAGGTATAGAAAACGCCCTGAAGACAGCAAAGGTCGGCGGACCTGCATGTAAAATAATGGGCCGTGAACTCGACCTCGACATAGTCGGGAACGCCGAGTCAATAGCAGCCGCTGCAAAGGAAATGATACAGGTGACCGAGGACGACGACACAAAAGTCGAACTCCTTGGTGGAGGTAAAAGGGCTCTCGTACAGGTCCCAAGTGCAAGGTTCGATGTTGCAGCAGAATACTCTGCAGCACCACTCGTAACCGCCACAGCATTTGTCCAGGCCATAATCAACGAATTCGATGTTAGCATGTACGATGCTAACATGGTTAAAGCAGCCGTTCTGGGAAGATACCCACAGTCTGTGGAGTACATGGGGGCAAACATAGCAACAATGCTGGACATTCCACAGAAACTGGAAGGCCCGGGATATGCGCTCAGGAACATCATGGTAAACCATGTGGTTGCCACCACACTCAAAAACACACTCCAGGCAGCCGCCCTGTCAACAATACTTGAACAGACAGCAATGTTCGAGATGGGTGACGCTGTAGGAGCATTTGAAAGGATGCACCTCCTTGGACTTGCATACCAGGGTATGAACGCAGACAACCTGGTGTTCGACCTTGTCAAGGCCAACGGTAAGGAAGGTACAGTGGGCTCAGTCATTGCAGACCTCGTGGAAAGGGCTCTTGAAGACGGTGTCATAAAGGTTGAGAAGGAACTGACAGACTACAAGGTCTACGGAACAGATGACCTTGCAATGTGGAACGCATACGCAGCAGCAGGTCTCATGGCAGCAACAATGGTGAACCAGGGTGCTGCAAGGGCAGCCCAGGGTGTATCATCAACACTGCTATACTACAACGACCTCATTGAATTCGAAACAGGACTTCCAAGCGTTGACTTCGGTAAGGTAGAAGGTACAGCTGTAGGATTTTCATTCTTCAGCCACTCCATCTACGGTGGTGGTGGACCAGGTATCTTCAACGGAAACCACATCGTCACAAGGCACAGTAAGGGATTCGCCATACCATGTGTGGCAGCTGCAATGGCACTTGATGCAGGAACCCAGATGTTCTCACCAGAAGCAACCTCTGGACTCATAAAAGAAGTATTCAGCCAGGTTGACGAGTTCCGAGAACCACTCAAATATGTTGTGGAGGCAGCAGCTGAAATTAAAAACGAAATTTAA
- the mmp10 gene encoding methyl coenzyme M reductase-arginine methyltransferase Mmp10 (Mmp10 (methanogenesis marker protein 10) is a cobalamin-requiring radical SAM methyltransferase that creates the methylarginine modification to methyl coenzyme M reductase.) translates to MQIIADLGGVPGRDCRGFCRYCYFRKVGEFKPFGCRNCSPGRVGCDTCGSEVAERGKEFIPPFIVMGNVQTSLMMGNFTDRDLKINISGGGDVSCYPHLEELTAGLREFGIPIHLGYTSGKGIDNHEIASTLINNGVDEVTFTVFSANPSLRKEWMRDKNAEEALKSLKIFCESCEVHAASVIIPGVNDGEDLLETCARLEEWGARGFIMMRFANYEHQGLILGNEPIIDGVEPHSVAEFEELVRRIDREFNLRVTGTPVCDPVNGTPFVLAADSSREYLEILPEITGEATIITGSIAAPYIERIIRNLNASDLVNVIGVDKDIACLITLRDLEAVDTSRLRDTVIIPGRAFVHEMDARRVLSRDGVDRIVVRGPDRLTVDGEMSGTLSEYEVIEREMEAFYELIQAINFFGASR, encoded by the coding sequence ATGCAGATAATAGCTGATTTGGGCGGTGTGCCTGGAAGGGACTGCAGGGGTTTCTGCAGGTACTGTTACTTCAGGAAGGTGGGGGAATTCAAGCCCTTCGGTTGCAGGAACTGCTCCCCTGGCAGGGTAGGGTGTGATACCTGCGGATCAGAGGTTGCAGAGAGGGGTAAGGAATTCATACCCCCATTTATCGTCATGGGAAACGTCCAGACAAGCCTCATGATGGGAAACTTCACTGACAGGGACCTAAAGATAAACATCAGCGGGGGAGGCGACGTGAGCTGCTACCCGCACCTGGAGGAACTGACGGCGGGCCTCAGGGAATTCGGTATTCCGATTCACCTGGGCTACACCAGCGGTAAGGGAATCGATAACCATGAGATCGCATCCACACTCATAAATAACGGTGTTGATGAGGTGACCTTCACGGTTTTCTCGGCTAACCCATCCCTGAGGAAGGAATGGATGAGGGATAAAAATGCTGAAGAAGCCCTTAAATCCCTTAAAATATTCTGCGAATCCTGTGAGGTCCATGCAGCCTCGGTAATCATACCCGGGGTCAACGATGGGGAGGACCTCCTTGAGACCTGCGCCAGACTTGAGGAGTGGGGTGCCCGGGGATTCATAATGATGCGCTTTGCAAATTATGAACATCAGGGCCTTATCCTTGGGAATGAACCCATCATTGATGGCGTGGAGCCCCACAGTGTCGCTGAATTTGAGGAACTTGTAAGGAGGATTGACAGAGAATTCAATCTGAGGGTTACAGGCACCCCTGTCTGCGACCCCGTGAACGGAACCCCCTTTGTACTTGCAGCAGATTCAAGCCGCGAGTACCTTGAAATTCTCCCTGAAATCACCGGTGAGGCCACCATAATCACCGGTTCAATTGCCGCACCCTACATCGAGAGGATAATCAGAAACCTCAATGCCTCTGACCTTGTGAATGTCATCGGTGTTGATAAGGACATAGCCTGCCTCATAACCCTCAGGGACCTTGAGGCCGTTGACACCTCCAGGCTCAGGGACACCGTTATAATACCTGGAAGGGCCTTCGTGCATGAGATGGATGCCCGGAGGGTTCTGAGTCGTGATGGTGTTGACAGGATAGTTGTCAGGGGCCCTGACCGTCTCACCGTGGATGGGGAGATGAGCGGCACCCTCTCAGAATATGAAGTTATTGAGAGGGAGATGGAGGCATTCTATGAACTCATACAGGCCATAAACTTCTTCGGTGCTTCCAGATGA
- the mcrD gene encoding methyl-coenzyme M reductase operon protein D, whose product MDVQIFPHRLLGADTTERLLNRLEDINGVKRMVIHGQRLPLGDHPDRRIISVKGQEFELQVKTGRVLLEIEDEDTITDIKRVCEDLLPFGYDVTPGKYIRTQKTVTDEIKYGEDLDEIPDELIGLTDQNARLSERATIIKRKKEH is encoded by the coding sequence ATGGACGTTCAGATATTTCCTCACAGGCTTCTAGGGGCCGACACCACCGAAAGACTCCTTAACCGCCTTGAGGACATCAACGGTGTAAAGAGAATGGTGATACACGGACAGAGACTACCGCTTGGAGACCACCCGGACAGACGTATAATAAGCGTTAAGGGCCAGGAATTCGAACTTCAGGTGAAAACAGGTCGTGTACTCCTTGAAATAGAAGACGAGGATACAATAACAGACATCAAGAGGGTTTGTGAGGATCTCCTGCCCTTCGGATACGATGTGACTCCTGGAAAGTACATAAGGACACAGAAAACCGTCACGGATGAAATAAAATACGGTGAAGACCTCGATGAGATTCCAGACGAACTTATCGGTCTCACAGATCAGAACGCAAGGCTCAGTGAAAGGGCCACGATAATAAAAAGGAAGAAGGAGCATTAG
- the mcrC gene encoding methyl-coenzyme M reductase I operon protein C, which produces MIGKCTHVVDCRETMGMGEGGGIAQRGTFAQCGSEVLAVAMSPGRRHITKPVCEITFALREANIMTSTLVLNAGAGVPQDAPSAGSGSLFGLTPSEIEQMKRHKLLVVHLGGVRNHITYKARLILRNVDRPCIIICEYPVDFEDFARIGVKTRAVMPDEPRTRGTIVDIVSGVIRGETCPQEKLDEIIRKVKLALGGA; this is translated from the coding sequence ATGATCGGAAAGTGCACTCACGTAGTTGACTGCAGGGAAACAATGGGTATGGGTGAAGGAGGAGGAATCGCCCAGAGAGGCACCTTTGCCCAGTGCGGAAGTGAGGTTCTGGCAGTTGCAATGTCACCTGGCAGACGCCACATAACGAAACCTGTATGCGAGATAACATTTGCCCTGAGGGAAGCCAACATAATGACCAGCACGCTGGTTCTCAATGCAGGCGCAGGGGTCCCGCAGGACGCTCCAAGCGCCGGATCTGGGAGCCTCTTTGGTCTCACACCCAGTGAAATAGAGCAGATGAAGAGGCACAAGTTACTTGTTGTGCACCTTGGCGGAGTCAGGAACCACATCACCTACAAGGCACGCCTGATACTCAGGAACGTTGACAGGCCATGTATAATAATATGTGAATACCCTGTGGACTTCGAGGACTTTGCAAGGATAGGTGTTAAGACAAGGGCAGTCATGCCGGATGAACCAAGGACCAGGGGCACCATCGTTGACATTGTGAGTGGAGTCATTAGAGGAGAAACATGTCCCCAGGAAAAACTGGATGAGATTATAAGGAAGGTTAAGTTAGCATTAGGAGGTGCATGA
- the mcrG gene encoding coenzyme-B sulfoethylthiotransferase subunit gamma — protein MAQYYPGTSKVAQNRRNFCNPEYELEKLREISDEDVVKILGHRAPGEEYPSVHPPLEEMDEPEDAIREMVEPIDGAKAGDRVRYIQFTDSMYFAPAQPYVRSRAYLCRYRGADAGTLSGRQIIETRERDLEKVSKELLETEFFDPARSGVRGKSVHGHSLRLDEDGMMFDMLRRQIYNKDTGKVEMVKNQIGDELDEPVDLGEPLDEETLMDKTTIYRVDGEAYRDDVEAVEIMQRIHVLRSQGGYNPE, from the coding sequence ATGGCACAATACTATCCCGGAACAAGTAAGGTTGCTCAGAACAGAAGGAATTTCTGTAACCCTGAATATGAGCTTGAAAAACTGAGAGAAATCTCAGATGAGGATGTAGTGAAGATTCTGGGTCACAGGGCCCCAGGGGAAGAATATCCAAGCGTTCACCCACCACTGGAAGAAATGGATGAACCAGAAGATGCAATAAGAGAAATGGTGGAACCCATAGACGGTGCAAAGGCCGGTGACAGGGTCAGGTACATACAGTTCACAGACTCAATGTACTTCGCCCCTGCACAGCCATACGTACGATCAAGGGCATACCTCTGCAGGTACAGGGGTGCAGACGCAGGTACCCTTTCAGGACGTCAGATCATAGAAACAAGGGAAAGGGACCTTGAAAAGGTCTCAAAGGAACTCCTTGAAACAGAGTTCTTCGACCCTGCAAGATCCGGTGTCAGGGGTAAATCCGTCCACGGACACTCACTCCGTCTCGACGAAGACGGTATGATGTTCGACATGCTCAGAAGACAGATCTACAACAAGGACACAGGAAAGGTCGAAATGGTTAAAAACCAGATCGGTGACGAACTGGACGAACCCGTGGACCTTGGTGAACCACTGGATGAGGAGACCCTCATGGACAAAACAACCATCTACCGCGTGGATGGTGAAGCCTACCGTGACGACGTAGAAGCCGTGGAGATCATGCAGAGAATCCACGTTTTAAGATCACAAGGAGGGTACAACCCAGAATAA
- the mtrE gene encoding tetrahydromethanopterin S-methyltransferase subunit E translates to MDPMITGLGVVALMGAAATIAGAAEDLESDVGSQSNPNSQVQLAPQMGHLHRIINKAVSGEPVAYGTWCGIAGSVAYVLLNSMQLPVIMAIAVGSVIAAMVHTTYAVTSHMGRIVSQSQFNQPLFMDMLVQHLGPIAGHGFIVTFCIVGLSYLMTLPIPGFGHPFPLPLLAVLWGITVGAIGSSTGDVHYGAEREYQQYPFGGGIPVAIHGDITTKAELGARNSMDVAHFCAKYGGPLTGFAFGAIVFLSFWNTIVFGITGGIISGLIIVLLLIILNNRLEVFARNTYGPYKEDE, encoded by the coding sequence ATGGACCCTATGATAACAGGTTTAGGTGTTGTAGCTCTCATGGGTGCAGCTGCAACCATAGCAGGAGCCGCAGAGGACTTAGAGTCCGACGTAGGATCCCAGAGTAACCCTAACTCACAGGTTCAGCTGGCACCACAGATGGGGCACCTGCACCGTATAATCAACAAGGCCGTGTCAGGGGAACCCGTTGCATACGGTACCTGGTGCGGAATTGCTGGTTCAGTTGCATACGTGCTTCTAAACTCAATGCAGCTACCTGTAATAATGGCTATTGCAGTTGGTTCAGTGATCGCTGCGATGGTGCACACAACCTACGCTGTAACATCCCACATGGGACGAATAGTAAGCCAGTCCCAGTTCAACCAGCCACTCTTCATGGACATGCTGGTTCAGCACTTAGGCCCGATAGCAGGGCATGGATTTATTGTGACATTCTGTATCGTGGGATTATCCTACCTCATGACACTACCGATCCCTGGCTTTGGACACCCATTCCCGCTGCCACTTCTTGCAGTGCTCTGGGGTATAACCGTCGGTGCAATAGGTTCATCAACAGGGGACGTCCACTACGGTGCTGAGAGGGAGTACCAGCAGTACCCCTTCGGTGGAGGTATACCTGTTGCGATTCACGGTGACATAACAACAAAGGCAGAGCTTGGAGCCAGGAACTCAATGGACGTAGCTCACTTCTGTGCAAAGTACGGAGGACCATTAACAGGCTTTGCATTCGGAGCAATAGTATTCCTGAGCTTTTGGAACACGATAGTCTTCGGTATAACCGGCGGAATAATATCAGGTCTCATCATAGTCTTGTTACTGATAATCCTCAACAACAGGCTTGAAGTCTTTGCAAGAAACACATATGGACCATACAAGGAGGATGAATAG
- the mcrA gene encoding coenzyme-B sulfoethylthiotransferase subunit alpha, with the protein MADKLFINALKKKFEESPEEKKTTFYTLGGWKQSERKTEFVNAGKEVAEKRGIPQYNPDIGTPLGQRVLMPYQVSTTDTYVEGDDLHFVNNAAMQQLWDDIRRTVIVGLNHAHAVIEKRLGKEVTPETITHYLETVNHAMPGAAVVQEHMVETHPALVADSYVKVFTGNDEIADEIDPAFVIDINKQFPEDQAETLKAEVGDGIWQVVRIPTIVSRTCDGATTSRWSAMQIGMSMISAYKQAAGEAATGDFAYAAKHAEVIHMGTYLPVRRARGENEPGGVPFGYLADICQSSRVNYDDPVRVSLDVVATGAMLYDQIWLGSYMSGGVGFTQYATAAYTDNILDDFTYFGKEYVEDKYGLCEAPNTMDTVLDIATEVTFYGLEQYEEYPALLEDQFGGSQRAAVVAAAAGCSTAFATGNAQTGLSGWYLSMYLHKEQHSRLGFYGYDLQDQCGASNVFSIRGDEGLPLELRGPNYPNYAMNVGHQGEYAGISQAPHAARGDAFVFNPLVKIAFADDNLVFDFTNVRGEFAKGALREFEPAGERALITPAK; encoded by the coding sequence ATGGCTGACAAATTGTTTATAAATGCATTAAAGAAAAAATTTGAAGAATCCCCTGAAGAGAAGAAAACCACATTTTACACACTTGGAGGCTGGAAACAGTCCGAAAGGAAAACCGAGTTTGTGAATGCTGGTAAAGAAGTGGCTGAAAAAAGAGGAATCCCACAGTACAACCCTGACATAGGTACCCCTCTTGGTCAGAGGGTGCTCATGCCCTACCAGGTTTCAACAACTGACACCTATGTTGAAGGTGACGACCTACACTTCGTCAACAACGCTGCAATGCAGCAGCTGTGGGACGACATAAGAAGGACCGTTATAGTCGGTTTAAACCATGCCCACGCCGTTATAGAAAAGAGGCTGGGTAAAGAGGTCACACCAGAGACAATAACCCACTACCTTGAAACAGTGAACCACGCAATGCCAGGTGCAGCCGTTGTCCAGGAACACATGGTGGAAACCCACCCAGCACTGGTGGCAGACAGTTACGTCAAGGTATTCACGGGTAACGATGAAATAGCAGACGAAATCGACCCTGCATTCGTCATAGACATCAACAAACAGTTCCCAGAAGACCAGGCAGAAACCCTCAAGGCAGAGGTCGGAGACGGAATCTGGCAAGTTGTCAGGATCCCAACCATAGTCTCAAGGACATGTGATGGTGCAACAACCTCACGATGGTCTGCCATGCAGATCGGTATGTCAATGATTTCAGCCTACAAACAGGCAGCAGGTGAAGCCGCAACAGGTGACTTCGCATACGCTGCAAAACACGCCGAAGTCATTCACATGGGTACCTATCTACCTGTGAGACGTGCAAGGGGTGAAAACGAACCTGGTGGTGTACCATTCGGTTACCTGGCAGACATCTGTCAGAGCTCAAGAGTCAACTACGATGACCCTGTCCGCGTAAGCCTTGACGTGGTTGCAACCGGTGCAATGCTCTATGACCAGATCTGGCTAGGATCCTACATGTCAGGTGGTGTTGGATTCACCCAGTACGCAACAGCAGCCTACACAGATAACATTCTGGATGACTTCACCTACTTCGGTAAGGAGTACGTGGAAGACAAATATGGACTCTGTGAGGCACCGAACACCATGGACACGGTCCTTGATATTGCAACTGAGGTCACGTTCTACGGACTTGAACAGTACGAAGAATACCCAGCACTCCTGGAGGACCAGTTCGGAGGATCCCAGAGGGCAGCCGTAGTTGCAGCCGCAGCTGGATGTTCAACAGCATTTGCAACAGGAAACGCCCAGACAGGTCTGAGTGGATGGTACCTTTCAATGTACCTCCACAAGGAACAGCACTCCAGGCTTGGATTCTATGGTTACGACCTGCAGGACCAGTGCGGTGCATCCAACGTCTTCTCAATAAGGGGCGACGAGGGACTGCCACTGGAGCTTCGTGGACCTAACTATCCAAACTACGCCATGAACGTGGGCCACCAGGGTGAATACGCAGGTATATCACAGGCACCGCACGCTGCCCGTGGAGACGCCTTCGTGTTCAACCCGCTTGTGAAGATAGCCTTCGCAGACGACAACCTCGTCTTCGACTTCACAAACGTCCGTGGCGAGTTCGCCAAAGGTGCTCTACGAGAGTTCGAACCGGCAGGTGAAAGGGCACTTATAACACCTGCAAAGTAG